TATTTCTGCTGATACACTTAAGAAAAACGGCTTCAGAAACTAGAGCGGAGGGCACCGATGAAGTCTATTATGCTGACCTTGTTAATGAACAAAAGGCGGCATAATTCCGCAAAATTATCCCTTAAGAACAATAAATGGCTGTCCAATCAGCGAGGTCCGCTTCTGTTACTACTCAAATAATTGATATATAACTCAATTTATTCTTTTTCATATTGAATGTGTAACATCAAATGATAAATAACCATTGCCATATATTTTGACCCGCTATATCGTTTGCACGATTATTGCTATCAGTTAAAGTTATGGAACCGAATCACTTCAATATTTTCAGCGATATCCCTCCTCGACTGCCCGAAGAGCTATTTGAATGTATACTCAAGCAGGGCAATATTCGTATTGAACGAATCGTTTCCAGAGGCCATGTTACACCTGAAGGCTATTGGTATGATCAAGTCTTTGATGAATGGGTCATTCTGCTTCAGGGCCAGGCAGTTGTCGCTTATGAGCAAGACCAAGTATGCTTCACATTAAAAGCCGGTGATTATCTGTTCATCCCTGCGCATGTCAAACATCGCGTCGAATGGACTATGCCGGAAATTGATACTGTCTGGCTGGCAGTTCACTTGCTTAAAAGAGATAGTTAATCATGAAGATAGGTCTACAGACATGGGGATCCAATGGCGACATCCGGCCTTTATTGGCTTTATCCGAAGCGTTACAAAAGGCGGGGCACCAGGTAACACTGGCAGCTAGCAGTATCGATAACAGCGATTATACGGATATTTGCCAACGGCTAGCTATTGGCTACCGGCAAGTGCCTGCACATATCGATTTTGATATGCCTGCCTTTGCGCAAAAAACGTTCAGAATGAACACATTGCAGTGGCTTAATGCTTTACTTGAAGAGGTCTTCTTTCCGTACGAGCAGGCTATTTATGAAGCATCTAAGCAACTGGTTGAAGAAAATGACTGCGTTATCGGTCATCACTTTTTGTATCCGTTGAAGCTAGCTGCTAGCAAACAGAAAAAGCCGCATTTTAGTGTGACATTTTGTCATGGCGCAATTGCCACGACTAACCGCCCCCCTTTCAGATTTCCTGATTTGGGTACTCTAATTAACCGATTTCAATGGCGTCTTTTTGATTACATTTTTGACTTTGCATTAAAAGACAATTTGAGCAAGCTCTGGCTTAGCGAGGGTATGCCAGCTTTTAAGCATGTTTTTCCTGAATTGTTAAATTCGAATTCTCTTAATCTAGTAGCTGTCGATCCGCTTTTTTGTCCTTATCAAAACCAATGGCATCCAATTCATCAGGTCTGCGGCTTTTTGAATCTATCGAATGCGGCTGAGACTTGGCTAATTCCAAAGGCCCTGTATCAATTTATTGAACAGGGAGAAAAACCTGTTTATATGACATTTGGCAGTCTTCAGAAAGCAGTGCCTGATTGGAGCATGGATCTATTTATCGAAGCTGCTCAACAGGCAAACTGCCGAGCTATCATTCAAACCAGTTCCGATAGATATCCGCCAGAAACACAGCATGGAGATGTTTATTTTATCGGCAAACACCCGCATCAGGCAGTATTCCAGCACTGTGCAGCCGTTGTGCATCATGGCGGGGCTGGAACCACTCACTCTGCTACGCTCAGCGGTTGTCCTTCAATTGTAGTGCCTTTTATGGATGAGCAACTATTCTGGGCATGTCAGCTTCAACATTTAGGCCTGGCTCCGGCACCTCTGCTTGCAAAAAATGCCTCCGCAGCAGCATTGGCAGAAAGAATAAAAGCCGTATTACAATCTGAAAAAATGCAGTCAAATGCTCTCAGAGGCAAGGACCAGATTGATCCAGGGCGCGGTACAAAAACAGCGGTCGCCTTGATTGAAACGGCATTTTCTCGGTTTCATCAAACAGGCTGAAGCTTACTAACACGTGCCAAAACCTTGCTGGGCCGCCTGACCGGCAAAAAAAAACCCGGGCCTCAGGGAGGTCCGGGTTTTTCGGATAAGCGCTTGGCGATGCCCTACTTTCGCATGGCAAGCTGCCACACTATCATCGGCGCTAAGCGGTTTCACTTCCGAGTTCGGGATGGGATCGGGTGGTTCACGCTCGCTATGGTCACCAAGCAAACTGGTCTGGCAGGCCGGCCGAAGCCGCTGCCGCATGGAAATCTGTATCTCATCGCTTCAAAGCGTCTGTCAGTTGTTGCCCACAAGTTTGACCGGATCAAACTTGGACGCCTGAGCGCCTGTCAGGTGGCGGCCAGGGAAGGTCGCCATCAAACTGATTGGGTGTTATATGGTCAAGCCTCACGGGCAATTAGTACACGTTAGCTGCACGCCTTACAGCGCTTCCACACCGTGCCTATCAACCTGATCGTCTCTCAGGGCC
This is a stretch of genomic DNA from Methylobacter sp. YRD-M1. It encodes these proteins:
- a CDS encoding glycosyltransferase, producing MKIGLQTWGSNGDIRPLLALSEALQKAGHQVTLAASSIDNSDYTDICQRLAIGYRQVPAHIDFDMPAFAQKTFRMNTLQWLNALLEEVFFPYEQAIYEASKQLVEENDCVIGHHFLYPLKLAASKQKKPHFSVTFCHGAIATTNRPPFRFPDLGTLINRFQWRLFDYIFDFALKDNLSKLWLSEGMPAFKHVFPELLNSNSLNLVAVDPLFCPYQNQWHPIHQVCGFLNLSNAAETWLIPKALYQFIEQGEKPVYMTFGSLQKAVPDWSMDLFIEAAQQANCRAIIQTSSDRYPPETQHGDVYFIGKHPHQAVFQHCAAVVHHGGAGTTHSATLSGCPSIVVPFMDEQLFWACQLQHLGLAPAPLLAKNASAAALAERIKAVLQSEKMQSNALRGKDQIDPGRGTKTAVALIETAFSRFHQTG
- a CDS encoding cupin domain-containing protein, translated to MEPNHFNIFSDIPPRLPEELFECILKQGNIRIERIVSRGHVTPEGYWYDQVFDEWVILLQGQAVVAYEQDQVCFTLKAGDYLFIPAHVKHRVEWTMPEIDTVWLAVHLLKRDS